The Nostoc sp. 'Lobaria pulmonaria (5183) cyanobiont' DNA window TTTCTTGAGCTAAAACAACATTCCAAAGCCCTGAAATATTATCAGCAAGCATTAGCAGTAGCTAAAGAACAAGGTTATCAAAATAATGAAGATAAAATTATTGATATAATTAATGAAATTAATAGTTGTTTATCTGATTGATTGACTAAACCTTGGTTAAAGATAAAAAGCGATCGCTATTTCAGTACTATGGTTTTTGAAGCTGCAAATACTCCAATAGTAGTAACCGCAAGTAATCTAACGTTCTAATATAACTCTTTATCTGTTCATAATTGCCATTACTGCCAAAATAAAAACTCGCAATCTGAGGTACATTTAAAACTTGCATAGCTTGTAATTGCTCAATTGCCTGGGCTTGATTGACAATTTGACCTATGGATTGAATTTGACTTGCATAACCTCTAATATTTACTGTTAAAAGTTCAAGTTCTTCTAAAAGTGAAAAATCTTCATCTTCTGGTGGAAACCGAGTAGAAATTTCTTTTCGTTCGCCGCGTGTATTTTCATAAGTATTAGTCAATTGTGCTAATAAGTGACTAATATTTCTCTTAATTAATTCTTGCTGATTTAAAATTGCTTTAGTCATCATTGACTCCATAAGTAACTATCTTTTCAGTACCATATTGATCGGGTCTGACAATCAGATATTCATTGCTTTTACGATATACAGCTGAACTATCTCCACGATATCCAGTTTTCGGAACTCTAATCGCTCCTTTTTTATTAAAGTTATGAGCCTTGCGTAGATACTTTAATGGGTCAATTCCTTTTCTATTAGCATGGTCTAAGATACTCTGGGCAACACTCATATAGGTGGCAGCATCCCACTGACTTATGTACTTTTGAATCTCTGCCACCTCTGCTGAGGTATAGCTTTCTAATAACTGTATCAAAAACTGGTCAGAGATAGGTTCTTCCGGCATATATGCAATTTAAAAATAAAAATACCCCTCCTTACAAGCGAGGAAGGGTGGTTTTACTTGATGCCAAAACAGGGTAAGAGTTATTATTAACTAAACTGTTCAATAATTCCGCCACCTAACACTTTTTCGCTGTCGTACCACACTGCTGCTTGTCCGGGGGTGATGCTGATTTGGGGTTCATCAAACACCAAACGCACACGAGAGTTTTCCAACGGAATCACCGTCACTGGTGTAGCCGTTGAACGATAGCGAATTTGCGCTTCGGCATGAATTGGGGTAGATGGTTCGGCAATAGAAACCCAATTTACCCGATTTACAGTGCATTCTGGCTGAGTTACTTTTGTGCGATCGCCTACTACTACTTTATTATTTTCCGCATCTAATTCAATCACATATAGCGGTTCGGCAGCAGCAATCCCCAAGCCTTTGCGCTGGCCAATGGTGTAATGATGGACACCATCATGCTGTCCCAAAACTTTGCCTGTCATATCGACAATATCGCCTGTTTTGGGAGCTAAATATTTATCCAAAAATGCCCGCATGGAACCGTTACTTTCCACTAAGCATAAGTCTTGACTTTCTGGCTTATCAGCAGTTTTCAGTCCGTATTCAGTTGCAATGCGGCGCGTGTGAGTTTTTTCTAGTTCGCCTAGAGGGAATATCGTTGCTGCAAGTAAATC harbors:
- the mnmA gene encoding tRNA 2-thiouridine(34) synthase MnmA — translated: MKKVVVGLSGGVDSSTAAAILHYQGYEVIGLTLWLMKGKGQCCSEGMIDAADLCEQLGVPHQVVDIRDLFQTHIVDYLVTGYSAGITPLPCSQCNKTVKFGPMVQYAREELGCDRIATGHYARISYDEATGRYQLLRAVDRNKDQSYFLYDLSQDLLAATIFPLGELEKTHTRRIATEYGLKTADKPESQDLCLVESNGSMRAFLDKYLAPKTGDIVDMTGKVLGQHDGVHHYTIGQRKGLGIAAAEPLYVIELDAENNKVVVGDRTKVTQPECTVNRVNWVSIAEPSTPIHAEAQIRYRSTATPVTVIPLENSRVRLVFDEPQISITPGQAAVWYDSEKVLGGGIIEQFS